The proteins below come from a single Bactrocera dorsalis isolate Fly_Bdor chromosome 5, ASM2337382v1, whole genome shotgun sequence genomic window:
- the LOC105221895 gene encoding zygotic gap protein knirps isoform X1, giving the protein MAEMMDVCVPEVGINMMNQTCKVCGEPAAGFHFGAFTCEGCKSFFGRSYNNLSSISECKNNGKCVIDKKNRTTCKACRLRKCYTVGMSKGGSRYGRRSNWFKIHCLLQEQQQQAMDIANKAAAAGGNVAGAPNAAGFGDMAAAAAAAAAAKQHMQSLNPHMASAGGLLGYPGYQFPEMMAQAAPFMSAAARHPAADATFFNMMNSLPAMGAAQSAFQLPPHLLFPAAAAAAAYHPNAAAAAAAAADAAYRTEMYKHRQSVDSAASGDSAQRFSPQIAAAAAAAAVEQQMREQQEAARHSPELCVSGGDEDEDDELDVHTPSSAIAQQQIYQQMQEQQHQQQHQIHNPVAIHASPLSSSPLCVPVPTSALTPNSEHSPAHQPSSPAPTVAETAALSFAAKMQSLSPVSVCSIGVESVSPPQQHSAMDAQDGPMDLSMKPVSAASRPSTRHSGDCDMNCDLSEEEAAMLDTRRKYFVYNSDHSESDTSSDGSSAAALANKRQKMIDEGYNSAGYASSHGSTVSSSSATSMHGIFVCV; this is encoded by the exons ATGGCAGAAATGATGGATGTGTGTGTGCCCGAAGTTGGCATAAATATG ATGAATCAAACATGCAAAGTATGTGGCGAACCAGCTGCTGGTTTCCACTTCGGAGCTTTCACATGCGAGGGTTGCAAG TCCTTCTTCGGTCGCTCGTACAACAATCTCTCGTCCATAAGCGAATGCAAGAATAACGGCAAATGCGTAATTGATAAGAAGAATCGCACTACTTGCAAGGCGTGCCGCCTACGCAAATGCTATACCGTTGGCATGTCCAAGGGTGGCTCACGCTATGGCCGCCGTTCCAACTGGTTCAAAATCCACTGTCTGCTGCAAGAACAGCAACAGCAAGCCATGGATATTGCGAACAAAGCCGCAGCTGCCGGCGGTAATGTCGCCGGTGCACCCAACGCCGCTGGTTTCGGCGATATGGCCGCCGcagctgctgccgctgccgccgccAAGCAACACATGCAATCATTGAATCCACACATGGCCAGTGCTGGCGGTTTGCTCGGCTATCCGGGCTACCAGTTTCCTGAGATGATGGCACAGGCTGCGCCTTTCATGTCTGCTGCAGCGCGTCATCCCGCTGCCGATGCCACCTTCTTCAACATGATGAATTCGCTACCAGCCATGGGCGCAGCACAGTCTGCCTTCCAGTTGCCGCCACATTTGCTATTCCCTGCCGCCGCTGCAGCGGCCGCTTATCATCCAAAtgccgccgctgccgctgcaGCAGCCGCTGATGCCGCCTACCGCACCGAAATGTATAAACATCGTCAGTCTGTGGATTCCGCAGCTTCTGGCGACTCGGCGCAACGCTTTTCGCCACAaattgctgctgccgctgcggCTGCTGCTGTAGAACAACAAATGCGCGAACAACAGGAAGCGGCGCGTCACTCGCCGGAACTGTGTGTGTCGGGTGGCGATGAAGATGAGGATGATGAACTGGATGTGCATACACCATCATCTGCTATTGCGCAACAGCAAATCTACCAACAAatgcaagaacaacaacaccaacagcaacaccaaATTCATAACCCGGTGGCGATACATGCTTCACCGCTCAGTAGCTCACCTCTGTGCGTGCCCGTGCCCACCTCCGCGCTCACACCCAACTCCGAACATTCGCCCGCACATCAACCCAGCTCACCAGCACCAACCGTTGCCGAGACTGCTGCGCTCTCGTTCGCCGCCAAAATGCAATCACTCTCACCCGTCTCCGTGTGCTCCATTGGCGTTGAGAGCGTGAGCCCACCGCAACAACACAGCGCCATGGACGCGCAGGATGGCCCCATGGACCTTAGCATGAAGCCAGTCAGCGCCGCATCACGGCCGTCGACGCGACATAGCGGCGATTGTGACATGAACTGCGATCTGAGCGAGGAGGAGGCAGCAATGTTGGATACGCGTCGCAAGTACTTTGTTTACAACAGCGATCACAGTGAGTCCGATACTTCGTCGGATGGCAGCAGCGCCGCCGCGCTCGCCAACAAGCGTCAGAAAATGATCGATGAGGGCTACAATTCAGCGGGCTACGCATCCTCGCATGGTTCCACAGTGTCGTCGTCGTCAGCGACCAGCATGCACGGCATCTTTGTATGCGTTTAa
- the LOC105221895 gene encoding zygotic gap protein knirps isoform X2 — translation MNQTCKVCGEPAAGFHFGAFTCEGCKSFFGRSYNNLSSISECKNNGKCVIDKKNRTTCKACRLRKCYTVGMSKGGSRYGRRSNWFKIHCLLQEQQQQAMDIANKAAAAGGNVAGAPNAAGFGDMAAAAAAAAAAKQHMQSLNPHMASAGGLLGYPGYQFPEMMAQAAPFMSAAARHPAADATFFNMMNSLPAMGAAQSAFQLPPHLLFPAAAAAAAYHPNAAAAAAAAADAAYRTEMYKHRQSVDSAASGDSAQRFSPQIAAAAAAAAVEQQMREQQEAARHSPELCVSGGDEDEDDELDVHTPSSAIAQQQIYQQMQEQQHQQQHQIHNPVAIHASPLSSSPLCVPVPTSALTPNSEHSPAHQPSSPAPTVAETAALSFAAKMQSLSPVSVCSIGVESVSPPQQHSAMDAQDGPMDLSMKPVSAASRPSTRHSGDCDMNCDLSEEEAAMLDTRRKYFVYNSDHSESDTSSDGSSAAALANKRQKMIDEGYNSAGYASSHGSTVSSSSATSMHGIFVCV, via the exons ATGAATCAAACATGCAAAGTATGTGGCGAACCAGCTGCTGGTTTCCACTTCGGAGCTTTCACATGCGAGGGTTGCAAG TCCTTCTTCGGTCGCTCGTACAACAATCTCTCGTCCATAAGCGAATGCAAGAATAACGGCAAATGCGTAATTGATAAGAAGAATCGCACTACTTGCAAGGCGTGCCGCCTACGCAAATGCTATACCGTTGGCATGTCCAAGGGTGGCTCACGCTATGGCCGCCGTTCCAACTGGTTCAAAATCCACTGTCTGCTGCAAGAACAGCAACAGCAAGCCATGGATATTGCGAACAAAGCCGCAGCTGCCGGCGGTAATGTCGCCGGTGCACCCAACGCCGCTGGTTTCGGCGATATGGCCGCCGcagctgctgccgctgccgccgccAAGCAACACATGCAATCATTGAATCCACACATGGCCAGTGCTGGCGGTTTGCTCGGCTATCCGGGCTACCAGTTTCCTGAGATGATGGCACAGGCTGCGCCTTTCATGTCTGCTGCAGCGCGTCATCCCGCTGCCGATGCCACCTTCTTCAACATGATGAATTCGCTACCAGCCATGGGCGCAGCACAGTCTGCCTTCCAGTTGCCGCCACATTTGCTATTCCCTGCCGCCGCTGCAGCGGCCGCTTATCATCCAAAtgccgccgctgccgctgcaGCAGCCGCTGATGCCGCCTACCGCACCGAAATGTATAAACATCGTCAGTCTGTGGATTCCGCAGCTTCTGGCGACTCGGCGCAACGCTTTTCGCCACAaattgctgctgccgctgcggCTGCTGCTGTAGAACAACAAATGCGCGAACAACAGGAAGCGGCGCGTCACTCGCCGGAACTGTGTGTGTCGGGTGGCGATGAAGATGAGGATGATGAACTGGATGTGCATACACCATCATCTGCTATTGCGCAACAGCAAATCTACCAACAAatgcaagaacaacaacaccaacagcaacaccaaATTCATAACCCGGTGGCGATACATGCTTCACCGCTCAGTAGCTCACCTCTGTGCGTGCCCGTGCCCACCTCCGCGCTCACACCCAACTCCGAACATTCGCCCGCACATCAACCCAGCTCACCAGCACCAACCGTTGCCGAGACTGCTGCGCTCTCGTTCGCCGCCAAAATGCAATCACTCTCACCCGTCTCCGTGTGCTCCATTGGCGTTGAGAGCGTGAGCCCACCGCAACAACACAGCGCCATGGACGCGCAGGATGGCCCCATGGACCTTAGCATGAAGCCAGTCAGCGCCGCATCACGGCCGTCGACGCGACATAGCGGCGATTGTGACATGAACTGCGATCTGAGCGAGGAGGAGGCAGCAATGTTGGATACGCGTCGCAAGTACTTTGTTTACAACAGCGATCACAGTGAGTCCGATACTTCGTCGGATGGCAGCAGCGCCGCCGCGCTCGCCAACAAGCGTCAGAAAATGATCGATGAGGGCTACAATTCAGCGGGCTACGCATCCTCGCATGGTTCCACAGTGTCGTCGTCGTCAGCGACCAGCATGCACGGCATCTTTGTATGCGTTTAa